The sequence GTCATACTTGCTCAAAAAACTGTACATTCTTACGAAATATACCAGCAGAACAAAAAGCATCGTTTTTTTACGCCCTAGTTATGCAAAAAAAATTTCCTAGTTAACCAGCAAGTTTTTCATGGGTTGAGAGTAAAAAAAATCATCCCCACTAAAAATAAGCGGGGATGATTTTTTGTTTACTTTATTGGAACAGCATCTCGTCGATGGCCTTGATGCCCTTGTCGGTACAGAGCCCTCGGAGGGATACGAAGACCAGATTGCGGAAGATGTCCTCGATGGAATATTGGCGATACAGCTCTTTCTGCATGATATACTCGCCCATGGCATCGAACTGCAACACAGCCATCTGATAGTTGAGGTCGGCGCGGAAGTAACCCTCTTCTACCCCACGCTGAATAAAACCATAACTGCTATCACGCATAAGATTGTTCTGCTCGTCGAGGAACTTCTTGACCTGAGGATAGCGAATCATCTCGGTAAAGAACAGGGGATTGGTTTCCTTAAAGTTGCTCACCTTCATGTGATATACCTCGAGCAGTATCTCCATCACATTTGAGCAATGGCTCACAGCCTGCTCCATGCGATCCATACGCTGCTTGAAGTGCTTTACAACCACCTCGAAGAGCAAATCCTCTTTTTTGTCGTATAATTCGTAGATAGTACGTTTTGAAATACCCATGGTTTGCGCCACATCATCCATCCTCACGGAATTGATGCCTCGCTCGGTAAAAAGTTGCAAAGCAACATCGGGAATTCGCTCCTTTAAATTTAATTTGTAGTCCGAAATGTCTTTTATTTCTTGCATAATCTTACAATTTGGTGGCAAAGTTACAAAAAAATCTAAAAACTAAAATGTTTTTCAATAGTTTTTTGTATTTTTGCGGTCGTATTTCAGAATAATAACATTATTAATAATACACTTTATGGTAAAGATATCTAAAGAAGCCGCACTCATATACCACGAGAGCGGACGACCGGGCAAAATCGAAGTAAAGCCTACAAAGGCTTATCGTACACAAACAGACTTAAGCTTAGCCTACTCTCCAGGAGTAGCATATCCTTGTCTGGAAATTCAGGAGAACCCCGACGATGCTTACAAGTACACCGATAAGGGTAATCTGGTAGCAGTTATCTCGAACGGTACAGCTGTACTGGGACTGGGCGACATTGGTGCCCTGAGCGGTAAGCCTGTAATGGAAGGTAAGGGACTGCTGTTTAAGATTTATGGTGGTATCGACGTTTTCGATATCGAGGTAGCCGAGAAGGATCCTGAGAAGTTCTGCGAGGCTGTAGAGCGTATCGCCCCCCACCTTTGGCGGTATCAATCTGGAAGATATCAAAGCCCCTGAGTGTTTCTATATCGAAGACCGACTGAAGAAGACTCTGGATATCCCCGTGATGCACGACGACCAGCACGGTACTGCCATTATCAGCGCTGCCGGACTGAAGAACGCCATGGAGGTAATCGGCAAGGATATTACCAAGGTTAAGATTGTGGTTAACGGTGCCGGCGCTGCTGCCATCAGCTGTACCAAGCTGTATATGGCTATCGGTGCCAAGAAGGAGAACATCGTGATGCTGGACTCGAAGGGCGTGATCTCGAAGGAGCGTACCGACCTGAACGAGCAGAAGAAATTCTTTGCTACCGACCGTACCGATATTCACACCCTGGCCGAGGCTGTTAAGGATGCCGACGTTTTTGTAGGACTGTCGAAGGGTAATGTACTCTCGAAGGATATGGTTAAGTCGATGGCTAAGGACCCCGTGATTTTTGCGCTGGCTAACCCTGTGCCCGAGATCAGCTACGAGGATGCCATGGAGGCACGTCCCGACGTACTGATGTCGACCGGACGTACCGACTATCCTAACCAGATTAACAACGTAATCGGATTCCCCTACATTTTCCGTGGTGCACTTGACGTTCATGCCAAGGCTATCAACGAGGAGATGAAGCTGGCTGCCGTACACGCTATTGCCGACCTGGCCAAGCAGCCTGTACCTGATGTGGTGAACGATGTATATAAGGTGAACAACCTGACTTTCGGACGCAACTACTTTATCCCAAAGCCTGTTGACCCACGACTGATTACCGAGGTATCGTCGGCTGTTGCCAAGGCTGCCATCGAGAGTGGCGTGGCCCGCAAGGAGATTAAGGACTGGGACGAGTACAAGCGCTCGCTCTCGGTACTGCTGGGTCAGGAGACCAAGCTTACCCAGAAGCTTTACGCTACTGCAGCTGCTCACCCACAGCGCGTGGTATTTGCCGAGGCTGTACACCCCACTATGCTGAAGGCGGCTGTACAGGCTAAGGCTGAGGGTATCTGCTACCCCATCCTGCTGGGTAACGACGAGGTGATTACCAAACTGGCTGCATCGCTGGACCTGAACCTGGATGGTATTGAAATTGTGAACCTGCGCCACCCCAACGAGCAGGAGCGCCGCGAGCGCTATGCCCGCATACTGGCCGAGAAGCGCCAGCGCGAGGGTTACACCTTCCAGGAGGCTAACGACAAGATGTTTGAGCGTAACTACTTTGGTATGATGATGGTTGAGACTGGCGAGGCTGATGCCTTTATCACCGGACTGTACACCAAGTACTCGAATACTGTTAAGGTGGTAAAAGAGGTGATTGGTATCCGACCCGAGTACAAGCACTTCGGTACCATGCACATCATCAACTCGCCAAAGGGTACTTATTATATTGCCGACACGATGGTGAACGAGAACCCCGACCGCGAGGCATTGCTGGATATCTCGAAGCTGATTTCGACTGCCGTACGCTTCTTTAACGAGAAGCCTGTGATCGCCATGGTATCGCACTCTAACTTTGGTAGCAGCACCAGCGATGGCGCCCTGAAGGTGAAGGACACCGTAGCTAAGATGCACGAGCTGTATCCCGATCTGCCTATCGACGGTGAGATGCTGCTGAGCTTTGCACTCGACAACGAGCTGCGCGACCAGGAGTATCCATTCACCAAGCTGAAGGGACAGAAGGTTAACACGCTGGTATTCCCCAACCTGACATCGGCACGCTCATCGTACAAGATGCTGCAGATGCTTGGCAGCGACGCCGAAATCATCGGCCCAATCCAGATGGGACTGAACAAACCTATCCACTTTATCGACTTTGGTGCCAGTGTACGAGATGTCGTAAATATCGTGGCTGTAGCGACAATTGATGCGTATGTTGACAAAATTAAGAGCAAATTGTCAGCAATAGGCAAATAATCGCTTACACATTATTATATTATATAGGCCTCTTTTTTGTGCTCGAACACAAATAAGAGGCTATTTTTTGCCATTTTGAATTGACTTAAATCAATAATCTTTCAAAATGAAAGTATTTTTGAGAAAAAAGTGATAAAAAGTTTGTTATTTCAGAAAAAAGCTGTAATTTTGCAACCAGAATTAAAAAATTAAATCACAAACAAACAACAACTAAAAAAAGGTATTAAGATTATGAATGCAGCAAAAGTTGTAGAAGATCTGAAGCAGAGATTTCCCAATGAGCCTGAGTACATTCAGGCAGTAAGTCAGGTACTCCCCACTATCGAGGAAGAGTACAACAAGCACCCCGAGTTCGAGAAGGCTAACCTCATCGAGCGTCTGTGTATCCCCGATCGCGTATGTGAGTTCCGTATCACATGGGTTGACGACCAGGGTAAGGTTCAGACAAACATGGGTTACCGTATCCAGCATAACAACGCTATTGGCCCTTACAAAGGCGGTCTGCGTTATCACAAGAGTGTAAACCTGGGTATTCTGAAGTTCCTTGCTTTCGAGCAGACTTTCAAGAACTCACTCACAACCCTGCCTATGGGTGGTGCTAAGGGAGGTTCAGACTTCTCGCCACGTGGCAAGAGCGACGCTGAGGTTATGCGTTTCTGCCAGGCATTCATGAACGAGCTTTACCGCGTTATCGGTCCTGACGAGGACGTACCTGCTGGTGATATCGGCGTAGGTGGTCGTGAGGTTGGTTACCTGTTCGGACAGTACAAGAAGCTCACACACCAGTTCCAGGGTGTATTGACCGGTAAGGGTCTCTCATTCGGTGGTTCACTCATCCGTCCTGAGGCTACTGGTTACGGTACAGTTTACTTCCTGACCTCAATGCTGGCTACTCGCGGTATCGAGCTGAAGGGTAAGAAGGTGCTGATTTCTGGTTCGGGTAACGTTGCTCAGTATGCTGCTGAGAAGTGCCTGCAGCTTGGCGCTATCCCCATGACCCTCTCTGACTCAGACGGTTACATCTACGATCCAGACGGAATCGACTTCGACAAGCTGGCTTATGTTAAGGAGCTGAAGAACGTTGAGCGCGGACGTATTAAGGAATATGCTGAGGAGTATCCTAACGCTGTATATCACGCTGGTGAGCGTCCTTGGCACGAGAAGGCTGATATCGCTCTGCCTTGCGCTACACAGAACGAGATCAACGGCGAGCAGGCTCAGGCTCTCGTAGACAATGGTGTTATCGCTGTTGCTGAGGGTGCTAACATGCCTTCACTCCCCGAGGCTATCAAGATCTTCCAGGATAACAAGCTGTTGTATGCTCCTGGTAAGGCTTCGAACGCTGG is a genomic window of Xylanibacter ruminicola 23 containing:
- a CDS encoding NADP-specific glutamate dehydrogenase; translation: MNAAKVVEDLKQRFPNEPEYIQAVSQVLPTIEEEYNKHPEFEKANLIERLCIPDRVCEFRITWVDDQGKVQTNMGYRIQHNNAIGPYKGGLRYHKSVNLGILKFLAFEQTFKNSLTTLPMGGAKGGSDFSPRGKSDAEVMRFCQAFMNELYRVIGPDEDVPAGDIGVGGREVGYLFGQYKKLTHQFQGVLTGKGLSFGGSLIRPEATGYGTVYFLTSMLATRGIELKGKKVLISGSGNVAQYAAEKCLQLGAIPMTLSDSDGYIYDPDGIDFDKLAYVKELKNVERGRIKEYAEEYPNAVYHAGERPWHEKADIALPCATQNEINGEQAQALVDNGVIAVAEGANMPSLPEAIKIFQDNKLLYAPGKASNAGGVSVSGLEMSQNSERLSWTAKEVDDYLKRIMNDIHENCVKYGTQADGYINYVKGANVAGFMKVASAMMAQGIV
- a CDS encoding TetR/AcrR family transcriptional regulator, which translates into the protein MQEIKDISDYKLNLKERIPDVALQLFTERGINSVRMDDVAQTMGISKRTIYELYDKKEDLLFEVVVKHFKQRMDRMEQAVSHCSNVMEILLEVYHMKVSNFKETNPLFFTEMIRYPQVKKFLDEQNNLMRDSSYGFIQRGVEEGYFRADLNYQMAVLQFDAMGEYIMQKELYRQYSIEDIFRNLVFVSLRGLCTDKGIKAIDEMLFQ